The Pyrus communis chromosome 12, drPyrComm1.1, whole genome shotgun sequence genomic sequence ATGGCACTGGTTAACTGACATACCAGACAAATAGATGAGAATACAGTGACAAAGTAAGAAGTAGGAGTTGAAAAAGAAGGAAGTATTCATGCAAAGAAACATGTTTGAAAAACTTCCCAAGTATCTCTTTGTTGAAATAATACAATTACACAAAGAAAAGGGTCATACTTTGGGAAGGCGCTCAGGATTGGGAAACCGGAGATTCTGCGCTTGAAGCATCTGGCGTTGAGTCATCAGCATGTTTTTCTCCTTAAGCAGAACATACCATAGCTTATTGAGATCATCCCAAGACTTCAGACGCAATTCATCTGCCTTCCAACTTCGACCTGACAGCGAGGAAAGTATCAATAATAGAATTTTAAGTGAAGTTAAACAAATCGCATCCAAAGTCTTGTAGAAATGCATTGAATTACGTGACATCAGAAcataaaaaaaaggttgaaCTTTTGTAAAAAGTGTATCGTAGTGAGTAAAACAATAGAAAAGGATGGAggttagaagaaaaaaacacttaaagtaaTTATCATTGAATGCATTACATACCAATTGAAAAGAGAATACATATTAGAAAACTGTAATAACATGTAAAGTAATGCTTAACCTCCATATCTGTGCTAGGATTTCTGCTTAAAACCTTGCAAAAAATTATACACTCAAATGAAGGACCCAGCTACCCCGCAACTGATCCAAAAAGATCTCTTTCAATGTGAGTATACTAACATGAAAACTCGTAAGGGAAGCATAAACATTTCCAATAGCTCAAACCCTTTATACCCTTTGTTGCTGAAACCCTCACCTGTGcttaattaacaattttttcatACACTGAATCAGCATAATAGCTCGAATTTCCAAAAACAATATACAATTTCGTATTTGCTAATCAAATTAACTTCTTTCAACAGAAACATGAAACTGGGAAAATAATGTACATATGTTATTAACGACCAGAAACAATGCAAATGGAAACAATGTACCGTAGACAACTGGCTTTTCTTCCTCTTGGCTTCTATCTTTCTCAAAGAACTCCTCGAGAGGGTTGTACTCCGTCGTCCTAGCCGCAGAAGCCGCGGCAGAAGTTTCCGATTTAGCAGCAGAAAAGAGTGTTCTCCTGAAATACCTTGCCACCTGGATCATCGTGCTCAGATTGCTGCATAACACAATGCAAGGACATCAGAAAACTAAACGGCAACAATCAAACGCTCTAATTGGAACACAAGACTAAGACCATTCACGCTGAAAGTCCAAAACAAACACGAAGAAAAACCCCTTTGGATATCTTTCATTGGGGCATTTTCGCAGACACATAGAGTGCTCTGCTTTCAGAAACCATTGAATGACACGAAACACGCATCCAACCGGTGGTCGGAAACTGTGAACCAATACAGATTATGGGGAAAACCCAGAAACTACTTACGTGCGGAGGTTGACGGCGGCGCTTTTGGGGCTCCTGAATTCGGGTCGTGGTGGGTGGAGGTGGAGGCTGAGGACTGAAGACTGATGGGAACTCTGGCTATGGCAATTTCAGAGGCTTTCTCGTCGTTTGGGCATTGCCGGGTAATGGGTTTAATAAGAGAGCCCATATGTAGCCCATTGTATTAAAACCAAACATAACAAATGAAGGCCCAATTATTagaccaaaaccaaacaactaAGCCCATTAACCAAAAAAGGCCTAATCCTAAATGGCCTTGAGCTATTGGggattttcttttataataCAATGGTATATTTATACTGTAGAGAAATTCAAACAGAGTCACACAATAAGCAGATTATAATAACTTAGTATCAAACTCATAATAAACGATTTGAACCTAaattttttcacttataagtgaaagggAGTACAACTCGACTTTAGTGCTAAGTGACGTTTTTGTGTAATCATTAGTTCAAAGTTTTGGGTGTCTGAATTATGTTTTAAGAGAAGATCATATTTTAAACTACCTTAATTTGATGGGAAGGAACTCAAGCTTGAGTGCAACGGGCTGAGCACGCTGTCCTAATCATGACTTAACCCGAATATACTTCGGCAAGCTAAACTATTAGTACCGTTTACTTTATTGAACTATATTAGTACCTTATATAGGATATTGAACTCTCTTGTAAACCAAATACTTTGTATGGCAAGAATTTACTGGACATATTAGACGaagaatgcatgttttgaacatgttgtAAGCATCTATTAGACGGGTGATACTTGTAGAAATATGTCTTGACTGCAACAAAAGTTCTCTCCTTAAATTGGGGTTtactaaattatttaaatttcatgaaaaGTAGTGCAAATGCGTAAcagtttttctttcctttttctctttggaATATCAAATTCAAAGCAATAACGTGAGTTAAAATATGGGGACCATGAGTATAATACTATACTTGGtttctctttttccttcttgTGGTTCTAATCCCACCGAAGAAACAGATGGAGCTACCACTAACCCTAATTTCGATGAAAAGGGAAAGGAAAGGCAATAAAAAGaagagagtgagtgagtgagagagaagagaggaaaAGCACCAAAcaactctctctcctttttatgAATTAACATTCTTTCCGAATATTGCAGTTTGAAGCTGACGGGTTGAGAAATTCAAACTGTtcaagagaggaagagagagatccAAATTCTTGGTTTGTGTGAAATGAACTAgtaaaataaattaatgaagTTCATAGAATTTGAAATAAGTAATTTAAATTTCTTGATTCGTCGATTCTAAACTCTAAAATCTGAAGAGGAACAAGATTCCCTTTTAACTATCAAAAGAAAAGGTCTAAAAAGGCCTGATAACATTTTCTATCATGTATGTGGTCCCCAGCATCAATGCTAGGGTTCGATGATGAGTATATCTCCCAAAGAATTCTGATGGCAACGCCCACGTTCTGTCCCCTATTTTCTTCCTTCATGCTCATgcacctttcttttttttctccctaTCACCCCTCCTAGTTTCAGTTATGTTGATATTACCCTTATACTTTCGTACATTTCTATCACTTTTCTTATACAATCGATACAAAAGAAGAGAGAGTCCAACATAAAACCTCGTGTGTAAATAGTGTAAAGTTAGTTGGATGCAAAACTAAAGAAGGTGAAGAGAAGTCAGAGGGAATACAACAATAACTTAAGGTTTAAAAGTACGTGATCTGTTGTTAACTTCATCAAGTTCTCgttggaattttttttgaatatttcaaaatacaacTCTTCATTTGTCACTATAATATTATTCAACTATCAATAGTTTCAGGACTCGTTTTAAATTgctttaaaatgattgaaagatTCTATTGAGAAAATTATATGGTTTTCTAatattcacttgtatttttgCTAAGGATTGGTACcacaaatattttcacaaaaagtaTTTTCAGTCGTTTTAAAAGCATGTCCAAACGAACCcttaagggtgcgtttgttgcacctaATTATTTCGGACTGGATTAGTTTTAAGGACTAAGTTAGACTAGCTTGGCTTGGATTAAACATAATAAGAATAATGAAGTGTTTGATGCAATATCGAACGAAATTATTTTTGAGatctgaatattttttttcgccatttttttaattctctctCCCCCACCctctttattttctcttttcttttctatttcttttcctttccagATGCTTCCCGTTTCTTTTATTGGTTTAATTCCCTCCCCCATCtttcttttccctttccttttctcttttttttggtGGTCTGGTGGTGTGATTTGGTTGGAGTGAGGACAGAAAGTAAGCAACGTAGGGAGAAGAGCAGAAGGAGGTCTTAGGAGTCctatggttattggggggtctcgctaaga encodes the following:
- the LOC137711623 gene encoding uncharacterized protein, producing MIQVARYFRRTLFSAAKSETSAAASAARTTEYNPLEEFFEKDRSQEEEKPVVYGRSWKADELRLKSWDDLNKLWYVLLKEKNMLMTQRQMLQAQNLRFPNPERLPKVRKSMCRIKHVLTERAIVEPDPRRSAEMKRMINAL